The Candidatus Cloacimonadota bacterium genomic interval AGATTTTCCTTTACGGACAGACTCTAATTAAGAAGGAGAAATAAAATGTTAAATAAAATTGATCAAATAAAAAAGCAGATTATAATTCAAGCGGGAACAGTTGAATCAATGCTTGAAAACTTTATTGAAAATCTAAAAGATAAAGATAAAGAAAAACTCAAAGAGATATTTATTTTGGAAAACAAAGTGAACGCTTACGAAATTGCAATTGAGGAAGATGCTATTGCGATGATTGCTTTGAATCAACCGGAAGGAAAGAATCTGAGAACTGTGGTGATGATCTTGAAAATGAATAATGATCTGGAAAGGATTGGCGATTTGATAACAGACATTAGTAATTTCTATATTGTTTATCTGGAAAGTAATAATTTTATTAATATAGAAACCCCTATTTTAATG includes:
- the phoU gene encoding phosphate signaling complex protein PhoU, translated to MLNKIDQIKKQIIIQAGTVESMLENFIENLKDKDKEKLKEIFILENKVNAYEIAIEEDAIAMIALNQPEGKNLRTVVMILKMNNDLERIGDLITDISNFYIVYLESNNFINIETPILMAKKSQEMLRESIESFKKEDCELARNVCKKDDIVDDLHAELRNEIIKYIKTNPEEIRMMFDFYDIIFKIERIADLATNIAEEAIYLSEGKDIKHGQFD